From the Thermanaerothrix sp. genome, the window GGGGAGCTGTTGCAGAACCAGGTGAGGATAGGGCTCCTTCGGATGGAGCGCATAGCCAAGGAGAGGATGACCACCATCCCGGACTTGAGCTCCGCCACCGCAAAGGACCTCATAAACGTGCGTCCCATAAGCGCCGCCCTTAGGGAGTTCTTTGGCTCCGGCCAGCTCTCCCAGTTCATGGATCAGACCAATCCCTTGGCGGAGCTTACCCATCGGCGCCGGCTTTCGGCCCTGGGGCCTGGGGGTCTCTCCCGGGAGAGGGCGGGCTTCGAGGCCCGGGACGTGCACTACACCCACTACGGCAGGATATGTCCCATAGAGACCCCCGAAGGGGCCAACATAGGGTTGGTGACGTCCCTTGCCACTTACGCGAAGCTCAACGAGTACGGCTTCCTGGTGACCCCAAGGAGGCGGGTGGTGGATGGCAGGGTCACCGACGAGGTGGTGTACCTGTCGGCGGACGACGAGGACGAGTTCTACGTGGGCATGGCCAACACCCCGGTGGACGATGAGGGCAACATCCTGGTGGATGAGGTCCACGTGCGCCATAGGGGGGACATAAAGGTTGTGCCTAAGTCCCAGGTGGACTTCCTTGACGTGTCGCCAAAGCAGATAGTCTCGGTGTCCACCGGGTTGATACCGTTCCTTGAGCACGACGACGCCAACCGGGCTCTAATGGGGTCTAACATGCAGCGTCAGGCGGTGCCCTTGGTGATGGCGGACTCCCCTTACGTGGGAACCGGCATAGAGGCCAAGATAGCCAGGGACTCCGGATCGTGCGTGCTGGCCAAGCGGGCGGGGCGGGTGGAGTTCGTGGACGCGGACCGCATAGAGATACGGGCCGAGGACGGCACCCTGGACTGCTACAGGCTCATCAAGTTCCGTCGTTCCAACCAGGGGACGGTCATACACCAGAAGCCCCTGGCCAAGAAGGGGGACCTTGTGAAAGCTGGCGACGTGATAGCCGACGGCCAGTCCTGCCAGGGGGGCGAGCTAGCCCTGGGCCGCAACGTCCTGGTGGCCTTCGTCTCCTGGGAGGGTTACAACTTCGAGGACGCCATCCTATTGAGCCAGAGGGTGGTGAAGGAGGACTTCTACACCTCCATACACATAGAGGAGTACGAGGTGGAGGCCCGGGACACCAAGCTTGGGCCTGAGGAGATAACCCGTGACATACCCAACGTGGGGGACGATGCCCTCAAGAACCTGGACGAGAGGGGAATAGTCCGCATAGGGGCGGAGGTCCGGGCGGGGGATATCCTGGTCGGCAAGGTTACCCCCAAGGGTGAGTCCGACCAGTCCCCGGAGGAGCGGCTGCTTAGGGCCATCTTCGGGGAGAAGGCCCGGGAGGTTAGGGACACCTCACTTCGGGTGCCCCACGGCGAGGGCGGCAAGGTGGTGGCCATAAAGCGCCTCAACCGGGAGCACAACAGCGAGGACCTGAGCCCTGGGGTGAACGAGGTCGTAAAGGTCTACGTGGCCCAGTTCCGCAAGATAACCGAGGGGGATAAGATGGCGGGCCG encodes:
- the rpoB gene encoding DNA-directed RNA polymerase subunit beta, giving the protein MAVEVPSLKAMATRKYFGRQKDLVELPDLVEVQRQSYDWFFQADENPDFRKPQGLQELFNEIFPIESYDGSFALEFVRYYVDDPAISLDEARSRDLTWSMPVRATIRLVNRNNGEIKEEDVYLGDFPVMTDRGTFIINGTERVVVSQLARSAGVYFSADLSAPGQEVYTAKVIPDRGAWLEFDLTPSEFLSVKIDNRKKIPVTMFLKALGVPSDDQLLELFGASLDEVDLVEEDVKGMLLGEPIIAADGRVLFPRNDRITKEHLDEFWKQGRTKIKVWRVDHSIAATMEKDNTNSSDEAMLELFRRLKPNEPPRMENAKEHMHSLFFDSRRYNLGRVGRYKLNRRLGLDIDENQRLLTVEDVVAIVNGLLKLRDGLEREDDIDHLGNRRVRAVGELLQNQVRIGLLRMERIAKERMTTIPDLSSATAKDLINVRPISAALREFFGSGQLSQFMDQTNPLAELTHRRRLSALGPGGLSRERAGFEARDVHYTHYGRICPIETPEGANIGLVTSLATYAKLNEYGFLVTPRRRVVDGRVTDEVVYLSADDEDEFYVGMANTPVDDEGNILVDEVHVRHRGDIKVVPKSQVDFLDVSPKQIVSVSTGLIPFLEHDDANRALMGSNMQRQAVPLVMADSPYVGTGIEAKIARDSGSCVLAKRAGRVEFVDADRIEIRAEDGTLDCYRLIKFRRSNQGTVIHQKPLAKKGDLVKAGDVIADGQSCQGGELALGRNVLVAFVSWEGYNFEDAILLSQRVVKEDFYTSIHIEEYEVEARDTKLGPEEITRDIPNVGDDALKNLDERGIVRIGAEVRAGDILVGKVTPKGESDQSPEERLLRAIFGEKAREVRDTSLRVPHGEGGKVVAIKRLNREHNSEDLSPGVNEVVKVYVAQFRKITEGDKMAGRHGNKGVVSKILPEEDMPFLSDGTPVDVVLNPLGVPSRMNLGQVFETIMGFVAMHNGWKVATPVFEGADEEEIFRLVEKIRDEKYPELTR